The following are encoded together in the Salvia hispanica cultivar TCC Black 2014 chromosome 6, UniMelb_Shisp_WGS_1.0, whole genome shotgun sequence genome:
- the LOC125195174 gene encoding protein FAR1-RELATED SEQUENCE 5-like, whose protein sequence is MESVANNEGMYIPVCDDALKPMIDGKSRGYEVYQFVEYHNHLMVADEHRHFMMANRNLDPIHRRFMEDCGRCNIGPTLTFKLLKEIMGGPENVGCDIIDIRNGYRDIMSNIDGSDAQMIFDYMRSQKKSSDAFYYEIEIGSHGKLTRLFWADAISRRNYHMFGDVISFDSTYNTNRYCMIFAPFTGKDNHSRPVTFGAGLLSSEGRESYLVMKISKKS, encoded by the exons ATGGAATCTGTAGCAAATAACGAAG GTATGTACATTCCTGTTTGTGATGATGCTTTGAAGCCAATGATTG ATGGCAAGAGCAGAGGATATGAGGTTTATCAGTTTGTTGAGTATCATAATCACTTAATGGTTGCGGATGAGCATAGGCATTTTATGATGGCCAATCGCAATCTGGATCCTATCCATCGGAGGTTTATGGAGGATTGTGGCAGGTGTAATATTGGTCCCACTCTCACATTCAAACTTTTGAAGGAGATAATGGGTGGACCTGAAAATGTTGGATgtgatattattgatattagaAATGGTTATCGTGATATTATGTCCAATATTGATGGTTCAGATGCTCAAATGATTTTTGATTATATGCGTTCTCAAAAGAAATCATCTGATGCCTTCTattatgaaattgagataGGATCTCATGGAAAGTTAACTAGACTCTTCTGGGCTGATGCTATTTCAAGACGAAATTATCATATGTTTGGAGATGTAATTTCATTTGACTCAACATACAACACTAACAG GTATTGCATGATTTTTGCTCCATTCACTGGAAAAGATAACCATTCTAGACCAGTTACATTTGGAGCTGGCTTGTTATCAAGTGAAGGTAGAGAATCCTATTTGGTAATGAAGATTTCAAAAAAGAGTTGA